The following is a genomic window from Phaseolus vulgaris cultivar G19833 chromosome 6, P. vulgaris v2.0, whole genome shotgun sequence.
ttataaaatttcgaACATTTACACCCAATCAACATAACTTATACATAGACTGCAGAACATCAAACATGTTCATCCGGTAGGCTGAGCAACCGCGTAAACGTAAGTATCCGACTAGTCGGTCTCTCGGTCATTCCATTCCACATCCTACAGATTAATTAGCAATATCATTAAACAAATATCATGCGGTAATCACACTAAAATCACGATTAGGAGTCAAATTGAACTTAATTGGACCGCATTATTACTAGTACCATAAATTCCAAAATCATAGTTATAAATAGGAAGTCATTCCTCATGAAAAGAGTAATGTAACTCTAATCCAAAACTTAGAACACTCATATCCTTAAAATTGACTTAAAAGAAGTGTCATCACAGGTATCTCTAGCAAAAACAATAGGACAAGAGGACCAGAGACTGGAAGAATACAGCAAGTGAGGAAAGTTCCGTTTCTACAACACTATTTTGTAAGAACAAAACCTAAATGTAAACTAACAAAGATAAACTTGACATCAATAAATGGAGGGTGTAAGATGAGGGTTAAAAAACCTGCAAAGTCTACAGGAGTCTCCCTCTGAAACATAGTGAAATTCACATCAGAAAGTTGGGACTATGGTCCCCCCAGGTGGCCCATCTCTTCTCTAATGGGTTTGGATGGAGAAATCTTGTTGAATCACCCGTAGAGAGTTAGCCAAGTTCAACAAACGGGACCTACTGTCAACTTCAACGTCGTTTGCATTACGTGACTCTTTAACCACTGAAAATCTTTATCCAACTGCAACGATGGTGACTCAAATTATCAGATTCTGTACTTTTTGATCCTAAATTTATCAATAAGAAAAGGAGAGGTGTTTGATCACGACAAACGAGAGCATTAGTGAGTAGCTCCCATTTACCTTATGACAAAATAGCTTTAAAAAACAAGACAAAAGCATTAAGTCAAGGTAGTGGCCTAGTAAACAGGATTTTTCCACTCTTATGCACTAACAGTACTATTATGTTATGAATATAGGGTAGATAGAATTGATTACGGTGATAACTGAGAAGAGTTTTGGAGTTCCCTAAGAAGGAAAAATACAACAACAACTGCCAGGCTCAGCGATTCCTTGGAGTAGCATTAAAGACatagttcttgatcttcttcacccAAATAACAAGTCTTGTTTTCCCTCCTTCAGAAGGTATATggaacaaaaagaaaaacagattttaaAGGGTGAAAAGGTGCATTCATCTCTCCAGAACTCTTGATTgccagaaaaaaaaagagtcttTTTTTGAGACTCAACATGAGGTTCATCATTACCTTGTTGGTGTTCCTATCGTTACAAAGAGCCAACATTTTGACTGTGGATGCCGCGTGGAGTGCAGTAGGAAAtgaaaatcaaatcaagaaaagCTTAGGGGTGGATGAGAACGAAAACAAGGAAACTCCTAGACTTGAAAACTTCAGAACTTTGCTTGGACTCAAGTCACTCAACAGGTTTCACACAAGAAGGTCATGCTGCGGCGTTTTTGACTCTGACTTTGTCTCCCTCTCAGCTTCTCTGCCATCCAAAACCGAAGCTGAAGCTCCGAATTCGGAGCTGCACGTGCACCTTGGTTCCTATCAGTCACATAGGAGCATGCCACTTCGCAAGATTCAACAACAAGATAGAGGTAGCTCAGATAGAACAACACTGGTGGCTCTTGTAGTATCTGGTGGAGTTGCTACCTTAATCTGTGCACTCGGGTGTGTCTGTGTTTGCAAGAGATTTAGGAATCAGAAACGGAAACCCAATAGGACAATGCCACTCTTTAGCAAAAACGGAAGAACAGGAGGTACGTACCATCATTCATCAAGCAATGTGAGTTTAAACTCTGACCCTGATTTGCTTTACCTGGAACAAACTTGTGAGACACAAAGTATCACTTCAAGCCATAGTTCCCTAAAACGTGCAATTTATGAGAAGAAAGCGTTGAGTCAAGAAGAACATGACAATGCCAGCACTGGCAGTTCTTCCACCAAGGAAACTCTCTCTGTTCACGAGGATTTGGTATATGATGGTGGCAAAGCTTCCTCTGGAGAAAAAACTGTCCCTGAAGAAAGTCATTCATCATCAGATTACGAAAGTTTTCATTCATGTGTTGAAACAGAACCACTGTTTCTCTGTCCTACAAATGTAATTTCCGCGACAGCTCAATTTCCTTGTTCTTCTCACAATTCAACTTCAAAGGTAGAATCTAACCAATCACCATCCATTCCAAAGCATGAAGAGCAAAAGAGGAGTGAAACTTCTCAACCTAGCATTCCTCCCCCACCAAGCCCACCTCCGTTTTTGAAAGAAAACATTAACAGTGTGATCAAAACCCCACCTTCTCAACAACTGCCAAAACTCAAACCACTTCATTGGGACAAAGTAAGAGCCACTCCAGATCGAACCATGGTGTGGGATACGCTACGAACAAACTCGTTTGAGTAAGTTCTTCCTCCAATTGACCATTTAATGCATTCTATCTGTTTTTAGTTTCATCGTTTGAGAAAGTGATGAAATTTAATCAGGTTGGATGAGGTAATGATCGAGTCACTCTTTGGCTACAATTTACAAAATTCAATAAAGAACAACGAAGCAAAGAGTAAAACCCCGTCTCCTAAAGAGCATGTACTTGAGCCAAAACGGTTGCAAAACATAGCAATACTCTCTAAGGCTCTAAATATCACAGCAGCAGAAGTATGCGAGGCCCTGATACTAGGTAAAGGATCCTATTTTACAAACATGCATAATAATTTATGCTTTGACCATTAAAGTTTCAACCAACACAACATGCATGCACCTTTGCATTTACACCATATGCTGAAGATAAAATTAATGATGCTAAGTGGAAAGTCTTATTGAGTAGTGAAATAAATGCAGGGAAGGGTTTGTCTTTGCAACAACTGGAGGCACTGGTAAAAATGGTGCCAACGAAGGAAGAAGAGGATAAGCTCTTGAACTACAAGGGACGTGTCAATGAACTTGGGTTCGCTGAAAATTTTGTGAGAGTAATGCTTAGCATACCATTTGCCTTTAAACGAGTGGAAGCCATGCTTTACAGAGAAACTTTCGAAGATGAAGTGACTCACATCAGTAACTCTTTCACAATGCTAGAGGTAGCGGCAGAGTAATTAAGACCCTTTTAAAGTAGTTCATTGAAATAATCTTGAAATTTGTTAAGAATCATGAAACTATGAAGGCATGTATGTATTACTTCTTATTTAAAAGATCCCCactcataaattataaaattttaagtgagatctccaacacaacACATTCATACTTTCAActgaaactatatatttataatgaTAACTTGATAAGGGCAAGGTCAGAGTGGACTCagtatatactatgaaatatttgtatttctaggGGACACATCATGATCATGTTGAAGAGTTATTGTTGACACTCTTCTGTTTTTGTTTATGAGTGCGTTTTTTGTGACACCAGGAAGCATGCAAGGAACTAAGGTCAAGCAAGTTCTTTTTGAAATTGCTCGAAGCAGTACTCAAAACAGGAAACCGCATGAACGTGGGGACAATCAGGGGAGGTGCTAGAGCCTTCAAACTTGATGCCCTTCTGAAGCTGGCTGATGTGAAAGGAACAGATGGTAAAACCACCTTGCTCCATTTCTTTGTTCAGGAGATAGTTCGCTCAGAAGGAACCAAAGCTTCAAAGAGCATCATGGGACAGAAGAGTGAAAACAGAACGGAggaagagaaggaagaagattATAGAAGAATGGGACTAAACCTTGTCTCTGGTCTTAGTGCTGAGTTATGCAACGTTAAAAAGACTGCCACCATTGACTTAAACGTGCTTGCAAGTTCTGTGTCGAACCTATCAAATGGGTTGGCTAACATGCAGAACCTAGTTAAAGGGCTGTTGTATGAAGATGAAAAAAACAAGAGCTTTGTCATTTCTATGAAGTGGTTTCTTAATTATGCAGAAAGAAAGGTGCAAGAGTTGCATGGAGACGAAGATAGAGTGATGGGTGGTGTAAAAGAAGTAACCGAGTATTTTCATGGGGATGTGAATGACGAAGAGTCGAATCCACTTCAAATCTTTGTAATCGTGAGGGACTTTCTGGAGATGGTAAACAACGTGTGTAATGGGCTTAAAAGGTCTATGAAATCTCCTCGCACTCATTGCATTGAGTAGAAATCTTGTTGTGTGTTTATAAGCTTTGGAATCATGGTTACTGTGAACATTATGTTTGGGATTGAATGTATATTTGTTCCAAAATCATCAATGCACTACACAACTGTAGATAGATGACACGTGGAAGGATACAATTATAAATATGACAAGGTATGATGACATaaattagagagaaattgtgaagaaaatgagaattGTTAAGGAAGTATCTATGTATGGCATCTTTGTCAAAAGATAACTTTTCTTGTAAAAATATTGTATTCGAATCGGGGTACAAGAcatacacaaaaataaatgagTAAAAAAAAGAGATCACAACATTATGCTTATATGAAAGGAAGTTGATATTGACACCATCTAATGCATACATCTAAcatctaaattaatattttaattgtttttattttattttttactaaattattatattattataagtagTTGTCAAGTGTTTTTTAATGTTTGGAGTGTCAAATAAAAGTTTTCCTATATGAAATGgggaaaatataattttttatcaaagaAAGTTGTATAGTCAATGAATGTTATACTAAGAAAATTACttcttaagaattttttttggtATAATTGTCTCTATATTTAGgattaatattcaatttagtacagtggtatttaaaaaattcaatttgattcttatgttttttaaaatgtattcaaaatggtcaTTTCCGTCAAGTCGTACCTTACGACGTCAAAGTGCTGCTCATGTGGCAGAGAGAGATGAGATTGAGAGATGTGAGGTATCAAGTGGCGTGGATTGAGAAGATGCAACCCTAAAGGCTTTGAAGATACTAACCTCCAATTGATTTTTCACTAACATAATCTTTCAATCCATGCCATTTGATACCTCACATCTCTTAATCTCATCTCTCTATGTCACATAAGCAACACTTGACGCCGTAAGGTGCAACTTAACCGAAATAACTAATTTGGATACATTCTAAAAATATAGggatcaaattgattttttttccagtgtgctaaattgaatattaaccCTAATGCAGGGACaaataaggtaattataccaAAATTTTTAAGTGTGGATTCACATTCAGTAGAGAAAagatacataaaaaatattatatatactagcggatagaaatttaacatacataaataattttggatgggtcgaaattgaaaagcaaaactcttttttcttttcttcttgtttgagtttctcttcttcttcttcaagttttttctcttcttccattGGTGGTTTTGAGATTGGGGATTTTGATGATGTTCAGTTAAGATTTAGGATTTACTTGGTGATAAATACAAAACAATGATGGTTCTACCAAAAAAATATAGTTGCTTGGAATGGAGTGGAGAGAATGATTGAAagttaatgttattttatttaacgAGAGATTTGGTGTAAGAAACGGATGAGGGTGAGAATAtcctctttctttctttctttctcttgttggcttcaaataaaaaattaaaaaaatagaaagaagtTAATTTGCATATAAAAACTGTcccttaaaattaatttaaaaaattaaaaactacttttattttttaagtaatttatatGAAAGATATATTAAATCAGGgtagaataagaaaaaatttgtggataaaaaaaaaaaaaaagttacgaAGAAAAATCCTCTTGAAAGACTTACCAATCTTATTATATTAAAGTTGAGTTTGAGAAGTTTTCAGTTcccttgttttatttttataattttttttctttcgtaATTTCACTTTTAAGATATTATCTTTCTTTGTGTTTTTTATCCCCGAGATCTCATAATAGTAAATATACtatgattaaattataatatgagTATTTATTAATGCAAAAATATTGCAAAACAACTCTATGTTAACTTAGTATGGTTTAAAATGACTAAATGTTGTAAAAAGACAATTGATAcaaagatatttaaaaatatttgtttattttttaaaattcaaatattagAATATACtttaacaattaaaaataataaataaacatgaCATTGTTGTAActcaataaattataattaatactctaataattttttttaatttataataaaaatcaaatacacaattcaaaataataataataataataaataataataattaaaaaatatgatacaataaaataatctaTTACTATAATAAAGTAATtggtataaaatatttaaaaataagtatatcattttttaaatccgaaaattgaaacaaatcctaataattaaatttaactttttttctaaCTCAATAAATTATCATTTATCACTGTAccaatttgtatttttaataaaatcaatCACATAATTagcaaataataataataataattaaaaaaatatgatacaataaaaataattaaacattatAAAAGAGTAACTAAttgcaaaatatttaaaaacaaattttattattgttaaattcaatatcatttaatattccattttttaatttttaataaaataaaacacacaATTCATAAATATCTAACAATCATAAAAacataatacaataaaataattcatttgaaaaccatataactttaataataattttaaaaaattatttaaaaaattaaaaaattattctatattacaatttttatatttttctcaaaaaataaataaattttttaaatatcaattactcACGCATAAGTCTTTTTTAATGGAAAAGCATAACTTTTTGAAAACAAAGTAGTTGAAATCATCCAAATCGGACTTAAACATgtgtttatattttgaattgtatcttaattgaaattaaatatttattaatatggtaacttatatttaaatataatttacaaaCGTATGCAAATTTTGTAAATGTTACAATTTAGCTAACCAGAAAATGtatgatataatattaatataaattgaaGAATAAAACACCAGCACTAAATATATAGATTAAATAAAGATATTGTCATAAGTTATATATATCAACAATCTCTAAAACTATGATCGGACGAGAGAAAGCCGTTGGATCGGACGAGAGAAACTACATGGATGGCCAGCGTGTCAACACAATTAACCGTCCGATGAATTAACCCCAATGATACAATTAAAGCAGCCTTAAAATCCTCAGGGGAACTTAAGCCACGGATCGCCAGCGTGGCAAGACCGAATCGGCAGCATTTGTCGTTTGCGTGCAGTATATATACGGCGTTCCCTCTCGCTCGGCCCAGTGCCCAGAATTCCGAAACTtcaaagaaatagaaaaagctTTCTCTCTCTCGTTCCCTTGAAACGAACCGTTTTGCTGGTATATCGGATCACACAGCAATGGAAGCCGCTCCCAAAGGTGCTGCTGGAAGAAGAGGCGAAAGGAAGAAAGCCGTTTCCAAATCCACAAAGGCCGGTCTCCAATTCCCCGTCGGCCGTGTCGCTAGGTATTTAAAGAAAGGCCGTTACTCCCGCCGCCTAGGCACTGGCGCTCCAATCTACCTTGCCGCCGTCCTCGAGTACCTCGCCGCTGAGGTACATACTCAACGATTCGTGTTCACctcattataaaattaattaattcttGTTCGAAAGATTTCAATGTGGATTTCACAATGCAGGTATTGGAGTTGGCTGGAAATGCTGCACGTGACAACAAGAAGAACAGGATTATCCCTAGGCACGTGCTTCTTGCGGTGAGGAATGATGATGAGTTGGGAAAATTGCTTCAAGGTGTGACGATTGCCAGTGGTGGAGTGTTGCCTAATGTTAACCCGGTTTTGTTGCCCAAGAAAACTACCAGTGCTGCTGAAAAGCCCTCTACTCCTAAGAACACATAGATGATGCCTTTTGTAAATCTTGCCGAtagattttctttttcttttgtttagaTTGGGTTTTTGTTTTGCTAAGATCATTTATATAGTTTTAGTTTAGGTGAAGTTTGATGTTGTGGCCTAGCATCTGATTTTGTACGGTTGTGGTCAGCTTTCATGGCTGAATATGATACTGGTTTAAATGTAGGCCGTTGTTAAGTTACATCATACATGGAAGATGCTCTTTTATTAccttaattttgttaattttttaaccTAATCTGTTTGTTACAATTCATTAAAGTCCGTTTAAGAATATCGTTTGCCTTGATTTCGTTTCTGAAAAATTAGTCATGGTTATCTAATTAGTAGAATTGAAGTATAATTTGTAACGTTAATCTTGCAATCTCGCTTGATTTTGGATTTGAACATGGTAGTTATTGTTCTCCGTTCTTTAAGCGTTCTTTGGAAGTTACGTAAGAGAAAATGTGAACGTGGGAGTTTATGCGACGCGCCGTTATTGTTGGGCCATTTTCGTTTGGGCCATCTCGCTAGTTGTGGGCCTGTATTTTATTGTTACCCTAGGTTTGTCTTTATTCTTTGTTGTAAGATTTTATTTACAATAATTTTGTGTATCTGCTTTGCGAAGGGTGTGAACGGTGTTGCCTGTCATGAGTGGTATTTTGGTATGAGTGTTTGTTTTTGCTATTTCTCTGATTGAATCTTGGCAATTGAAGTTGTAATTTCTTAATGGAAGATGAATTGTATGTGGCAGAGAAGGTTGGGGCTTATCAGAACTGCCGCGATGGCGGGTGCAACTCTTTTTTGCTGCCGTGAATATGATCGTTTCAGTGAGTTTCTAACATTTTCTTAATTATGCGATCGTTCTAAATTATGGAGCAGTAGTAGTGAAGAGGATGAAGTTTTGTCACGTAGTCCCTTTGCGGTTCCttgaagataaaataatttagttctACTGTGTTTTAGGAGTGGTAGATTCCATTTTAGTCAGATTTGCTATTCATGGTTTTCCGGTTCCAGCTAACTTTTGAGCATGTTACCTATGAATGGGTTAACTGTGCAGAATGTAGTGGTAAATAGAAGTAGCTGAATAGAGAAATAGTATTATGTTAGTTAATCTTTAAAGTATTAAATTCATTACAAGGGTAATAGGACCTTATGCTCTCCCAACATTAACCTAAGGTAGTGTCTATAATGGTGACTGTCGACAACATTTCTGTTTAACCATAAACAAGCTTCCACGCTTTCTTTAGTGGGTAGCTAAGTACATTGAAATAAAATGccgttttattatttaaatggaAGTAACATTGCTGTTCTGCTAACGTGGCTTCAACATCAAATATAGGAGCTTCGATTGCAGTTCGAGTCCCTGAGCCATTACCGGATTCCCTATGGTTGACATGTCCAGTGCTGTTTGATTTGTATTCTCGACATTTTCCTTTTTCCAATAAATCTGGTCTGTCCTTTTTTTTTCGTACTTGGTATATGCACAGATTTTTCTGAGAG
Proteins encoded in this region:
- the LOC137831683 gene encoding probable histone H2A.4, translated to MEAAPKGAAGRRGERKKAVSKSTKAGLQFPVGRVARYLKKGRYSRRLGTGAPIYLAAVLEYLAAEVLELAGNAARDNKKNRIIPRHVLLAVRNDDELGKLLQGVTIASGGVLPNVNPVLLPKKTTSAAEKPSTPKNT
- the LOC137831680 gene encoding formin-like protein 11 gives rise to the protein MRFIITLLVFLSLQRANILTVDAAWSAVGNENQIKKSLGVDENENKETPRLENFRTLLGLKSLNRFHTRRSCCGVFDSDFVSLSASLPSKTEAEAPNSELHVHLGSYQSHRSMPLRKIQQQDRGSSDRTTLVALVVSGGVATLICALGCVCVCKRFRNQKRKPNRTMPLFSKNGRTGGTYHHSSSNVSLNSDPDLLYLEQTCETQSITSSHSSLKRAIYEKKALSQEEHDNASTGSSSTKETLSVHEDLVYDGGKASSGEKTVPEESHSSSDYESFHSCVETEPLFLCPTNVISATAQFPCSSHNSTSKVESNQSPSIPKHEEQKRSETSQPSIPPPPSPPPFLKENINSVIKTPPSQQLPKLKPLHWDKVRATPDRTMVWDTLRTNSFELDEVMIESLFGYNLQNSIKNNEAKSKTPSPKEHVLEPKRLQNIAILSKALNITAAEVCEALILGKGLSLQQLEALVKMVPTKEEEDKLLNYKGRVNELGFAENFVRVMLSIPFAFKRVEAMLYRETFEDEVTHISNSFTMLEEACKELRSSKFFLKLLEAVLKTGNRMNVGTIRGGARAFKLDALLKLADVKGTDGKTTLLHFFVQEIVRSEGTKASKSIMGQKSENRTEEEKEEDYRRMGLNLVSGLSAELCNVKKTATIDLNVLASSVSNLSNGLANMQNLVKGLLYEDEKNKSFVISMKWFLNYAERKVQELHGDEDRVMGGVKEVTEYFHGDVNDEESNPLQIFVIVRDFLEMVNNVCNGLKRSMKSPRTHCIE